A single genomic interval of Microbacterium sp. LWO14-1.2 harbors:
- a CDS encoding cation acetate symporter, with translation MNAVLDLVGIALVVVATLLIGVYGLRISRTTGDFFVASRTVRPVWNASAISGEYLSAGTFLGLSGLVLLDGARGFWFPIGYAAGYLLVLVFVAAPLRRSGAYTIPDFMEARLESTAARRVTSIAVLVIGWLYIVPQLHGAGITLLVVAGVPEWVGAVLVAVLVAAAVAAGGMRAITYVQAFQYWLKLTALLVPVVCIGFALSGGPHDFDPALVFPAEAGPSGFDAYETASLLLALLLGTMGLPHVLVRFYTSPTGVSARRTTVIVIGMVSAFYAVSSTMGLLARIAAPDLAVPGVADTVVLLLPSRVFPGIAGELLTALIVAGAFAAFLATSAGLVVSLAGVISQDVFSGSVRSFRLSAVLCALVPLTVALLTAPAGLGSSVGVVFVVAASTLSPVVLLGVWWRGLTSRGAVAGMLSGGLAAGLALLVHAAIGGVGVAAPYLAQPAAWTIPLATAVTVVVSQLDPWGPSPRTARFLARVHSPERG, from the coding sequence GTGAACGCCGTCCTCGACCTCGTCGGCATCGCGCTCGTCGTCGTCGCGACGCTGCTGATCGGCGTCTACGGCCTGCGGATCTCGCGGACGACCGGTGACTTCTTCGTCGCGTCCCGCACGGTGCGTCCGGTGTGGAACGCCTCGGCGATCAGCGGCGAATACCTGTCGGCGGGGACCTTCCTCGGGCTTTCGGGCCTCGTGCTGCTCGATGGGGCGCGGGGGTTCTGGTTCCCGATCGGATACGCGGCCGGTTACCTGCTGGTGCTCGTGTTCGTCGCGGCTCCGCTCCGTCGCAGCGGCGCGTACACGATCCCGGACTTCATGGAGGCGCGGCTCGAGTCGACGGCCGCCCGCCGCGTCACGAGCATCGCGGTGCTGGTGATCGGCTGGCTGTACATCGTGCCGCAGCTGCATGGCGCAGGCATCACGCTGCTCGTCGTCGCCGGGGTGCCCGAGTGGGTCGGAGCTGTGCTCGTCGCCGTGCTCGTCGCGGCAGCGGTGGCGGCGGGCGGGATGCGGGCGATCACCTACGTGCAGGCGTTCCAGTACTGGCTGAAGCTCACGGCGCTGCTCGTGCCGGTGGTGTGCATCGGGTTCGCGCTGAGCGGCGGTCCGCACGACTTCGATCCCGCGCTGGTGTTCCCCGCGGAGGCGGGCCCCTCGGGGTTCGACGCCTATGAGACGGCATCCCTGCTCCTGGCGCTCCTGCTCGGCACGATGGGACTGCCGCACGTGCTGGTGCGTTTCTACACGAGTCCGACCGGGGTGTCTGCGCGACGGACGACGGTGATCGTGATCGGCATGGTGAGCGCGTTCTACGCCGTATCGAGCACGATGGGGCTGCTCGCGCGCATCGCGGCTCCCGACCTCGCGGTGCCGGGAGTCGCCGACACGGTCGTGCTGCTGCTGCCCTCGCGAGTGTTCCCCGGTATCGCGGGCGAGCTGCTCACCGCGCTCATCGTCGCCGGAGCCTTCGCGGCGTTCCTCGCGACGTCCGCCGGGCTCGTGGTGTCGCTCGCCGGGGTGATCAGCCAGGACGTGTTCTCGGGATCCGTCCGATCCTTCCGCCTCTCCGCCGTGCTGTGCGCGCTCGTGCCGCTCACGGTGGCGCTGCTGACCGCCCCCGCCGGGCTGGGATCGAGCGTCGGCGTCGTGTTCGTGGTGGCGGCGTCGACGCTGTCGCCGGTCGTGCTGCTCGGCGTCTGGTGGCGCGGCCTCACGTCCCGAGGAGCCGTCGCCGGGATGCTGTCGGGCGGCCTCGCCGCCGGGCTCGCGCTGCTCGTGCACGCCGCCATCGGCGGGGTGGGCGTCGCGGCTCCGTATCTGGCACAGCCCGCCGCGTGGACGATCCCGCTCGCCACGGCGGTCACGGTGGTCGTGTCGCAGCTCGATCCGTGGGGTCCGTCGCCGCGCACGGCCCGCTTCCTCGCCCGGGTGCACTCGCCGGAGCGGGGCTGA
- a CDS encoding histidine kinase has product MNDVVLAAVLGALGGIVLTVLLLLARRLARGSADLGSDAERAALQALHQASLAAPHLRAGLAGPDVVKAARHLRVLLGSAAVAIVGDDDAVSFDGPSDGLEAAAMRIAGQVRASGRRQVFRSPGGRSDDLEGVGAPIVVDGQVVGAVVAFASPVGAALVRAAQEVADWCAAQVELGSLDASRTQLAEAELRSLRAQISPHFIYNALTAIASFIHTDPMRARDLVLEFADFTRYSFRRQGEFTTLAEELGSIHSFLELERARFGERLRVTLQIAPETLATVIPFLSVQPLVENAVRHGIEPGEGGGEIRIVSRDDGTHTELTVEDDGVGMDPDGLRATLTAADDGLHVGLRNVDTRLRQLYGPDGGLVVETNTGAGTLVRMRVPKSQPQHDPDND; this is encoded by the coding sequence ATGAACGACGTCGTCCTCGCCGCTGTGCTGGGTGCGCTCGGCGGCATCGTGCTGACGGTGCTCCTGCTGCTCGCGCGGCGGCTCGCCCGCGGGTCGGCCGACCTCGGCAGCGACGCCGAGCGCGCGGCGCTGCAGGCCCTGCATCAGGCGAGTCTCGCTGCGCCCCATCTACGGGCGGGGCTGGCGGGGCCAGACGTGGTCAAGGCCGCGCGGCATCTGCGGGTTCTGCTCGGGAGTGCGGCGGTCGCGATCGTCGGCGACGACGACGCGGTGTCGTTCGACGGGCCGTCCGACGGGTTGGAAGCGGCGGCGATGCGCATCGCAGGCCAGGTGCGCGCGTCGGGGCGGCGGCAGGTGTTCCGCTCTCCCGGCGGACGGTCGGACGACCTGGAGGGAGTCGGTGCGCCGATCGTCGTCGACGGACAGGTCGTGGGCGCGGTCGTCGCGTTCGCCTCTCCGGTGGGAGCGGCCCTCGTGCGTGCGGCGCAGGAGGTCGCGGACTGGTGCGCCGCGCAGGTCGAGCTGGGCTCCCTCGACGCCTCGCGCACGCAGTTGGCCGAGGCCGAGCTGCGGTCGTTGCGCGCGCAGATCTCCCCGCATTTCATCTACAACGCGCTCACCGCGATCGCCTCGTTCATCCACACCGACCCGATGCGCGCCCGCGACCTCGTGCTCGAGTTCGCGGACTTCACGCGGTACTCCTTCCGTCGTCAGGGGGAGTTCACGACGCTCGCGGAGGAGCTCGGCAGCATCCACTCCTTCCTCGAACTGGAGCGCGCGCGGTTCGGCGAGCGTCTTCGTGTGACCCTGCAGATCGCACCGGAGACGCTCGCGACCGTGATCCCGTTCCTGTCGGTGCAGCCGCTCGTCGAGAACGCCGTGCGTCACGGCATCGAACCGGGAGAAGGGGGAGGGGAGATCCGCATCGTCTCACGCGACGACGGCACGCACACGGAGCTCACGGTCGAGGACGACGGCGTCGGCATGGACCCCGACGGGCTGCGCGCCACCCTGACCGCAGCGGACGACGGCCTGCACGTCGGCCTCCGAAACGTCGACACCCGTCTGCGCCAGCTTTACGGCCCGGATGGCGGCCTCGTCGTCGAGACCAACACCGGCGCGGGTACCCTGGTGCGCATGCGGGTGCCGAAGTCGCAACCGCAGCATGATCCCGACAACGACTGA
- a CDS encoding YbdD/YjiX family protein, with product MTDTINRTDAAATALRALWCTAGRVGRGIRWYMTTLMGDTAYATYVAHHRRHHPDEEPLTERQFWRQRMDDQDRNPGARCC from the coding sequence ATGACCGACACGATAAATCGGACGGATGCTGCGGCCACCGCCCTGCGGGCACTCTGGTGCACCGCGGGGCGGGTGGGCCGCGGCATCCGCTGGTACATGACGACGCTGATGGGCGACACCGCTTACGCGACCTATGTCGCCCATCACCGGCGCCACCACCCCGACGAGGAACCGTTGACCGAGCGTCAGTTCTGGCGGCAGCGCATGGACGACCAGGACCGCAATCCGGGCGCTCGCTGCTGCTGA
- a CDS encoding LytTR family DNA-binding domain-containing protein, whose amino-acid sequence MIDVLVADDEKPALDELAHLLRLDARIGEVLTATSGAEALRMLSQRAVRIAFLDIHMPGLLGTDLARALLTLATPPAVVFVTADEARAVEAFELRAADYLLKPVRVERLRQAVDRVIALGEVAAPADDEVLPVTIGSTVRFVRRSEVRWVQAQGDYSRLHTADGGHLVRVPISELETRWSDAGFLRIHRSTLVRSAAVTEARLSGAEPAVVVDAAVLPVSRRLVPAVRDALLRVEGAP is encoded by the coding sequence ATGATCGACGTCCTCGTCGCCGACGACGAGAAGCCGGCGCTCGATGAGCTCGCGCACCTGCTGCGCCTCGACGCGCGCATCGGCGAGGTGCTCACGGCGACCTCGGGGGCGGAGGCGCTGCGGATGCTGTCGCAGCGCGCCGTGCGCATCGCCTTCCTCGACATCCACATGCCCGGACTGCTCGGCACCGACCTCGCACGCGCGCTGCTCACGCTCGCGACCCCGCCGGCGGTCGTGTTCGTCACCGCTGACGAGGCTCGCGCTGTCGAGGCATTCGAGCTGCGTGCGGCCGACTACCTGCTCAAGCCCGTGCGGGTCGAGCGGCTGCGGCAGGCGGTGGATCGAGTGATCGCTCTGGGCGAGGTCGCCGCCCCTGCCGACGATGAGGTGCTGCCCGTGACGATCGGGTCGACCGTGCGGTTCGTGCGGCGCAGCGAGGTGCGCTGGGTGCAGGCGCAGGGCGATTACTCGCGCCTGCATACCGCCGATGGCGGGCATCTTGTGCGCGTGCCGATCTCCGAGCTCGAGACCCGGTGGTCGGATGCCGGGTTCCTCCGCATCCATCGGTCCACCCTCGTCCGCTCGGCGGCGGTGACGGAGGCGCGTCTGTCGGGCGCGGAGCCGGCGGTCGTGGTGGATGCCGCTGTGCTGCCCGTGAGCAGACGCCTCGTCCCCGCGGTGCGCGACGCCCTCCTGCGGGTCGAGGGGGCGCCGTGA
- a CDS encoding PA14 domain-containing protein, producing the protein MRRISAAVLACALATVLAVVTPEAAAVADVLVSTASPVTAVPASRDIPDNGELQADDVERLGGEPAAPEEVAPEMPTGDFSELVADAEPAVVEKTTPARYSRRAEKVETDGEELAERAEAGEVVERDQFSTTVETDEGSFVVKESEEPLNYLTPEGDWNEISTQVVKDGDRWVAEQHPLAPSFADETDSGDAVSVEVNGHDVSFSLDGTASVRAESDSSDGETTDVLRFSDIRAGVDLEYEVEPGGVKETLILASAPRGAATWSWRLDVGELVPVLAERDVLELRDAGGAVVMHVPTPVVWDSSGEEGQSEDTLINADVAIEQDVDGSWIYRIDVDRDWLRSDERTYPVYVDPTIQWGPPHQRSFKSDGAVFIDQSHIGNTRQNNQNVFWRTYTWFDATPAYKKFVGNAQMYAVYAGAGTTAGYHAAVNKGTGDCYNCRGDWLADFYLTNGDAYTSGEGIGRHMVNYFGSNMSAIPVHIQGWESSAYTYKRIATAMYIEYWDYPTVSQVAPANGATGQSITPTLSVATTNSSPYSPTQLQSFEVSASADMSNPVWSSGWIGSKQVTVPENKLLPGATYYWRARTVDGHSTWLGQSTEIVSSVRSLSTQLVPPTPPEASAFPGNASGMPETIVTLTPTLQVDAVTDPDNIPANGTVKYEFKIATGADAKSGAVFTSGLVAADPDGKVRWTVPPGTLRDGNIYSWIVQPTDGIGKNTTPAWVKRLKVDMRLGSSGPSPFDTTGPVTVNLANGNANLSFSSPLINTLGGPMGMSFSYNSLAAGISNMGLTGSYYSGKDTLGNVPTAPAGYTFTGKTPLMVRTDSALSFDWSTESPGPALTRENFMAQWNGFVRVPHASSQWRFGVRHDDGVKLRVNSATILDKWANGETGIEWSGNQNLSTQEVPIQLDYYQASAGAYVELWADDLADPDGPVIVPASWFTTQRTTMREGWTASTPIAGDASAWAKATIEPQAIVLTDVTGGAHTYTRTSTGGYTPPVGEYGVVSLDAAGRVVFADEGGTVYQFAANGSVESATSVADGQKPAAPILIYNGDGTVKEIVDPLSKDGATYHRKVSFVYQDAAQTVCPTLPPNYYPARAGSLCQIVYPKLAPDYTPVTNLYYAGGQLWIIEDPGGERTVFGYRDGVMHSILDSTANDYLLAQPVVSDYDPPYVNIWRTDGRVSSIDLPSPDGGPTPGMTKTYAYDLAARTSAVSVKGVPNSTSTVAYDAVWRQTSATSPLGVTATQEWHPTKDLVLSATNSLGMKSTTVYDPATDRATDTYGPAPGACFQANGRPVSNPVGVSGCGILPAHTATTYDDGLQGLQATYYANPHLAGKPALIDLGIGGADGAVDRAWGAASPGTGIPADNWSLRLTGLVTFPAAGQYTFVTSSDDGARVWVGDTLVVDKWETGSAERVGAPVTVAAGESRRIRVEYRDDSSTATLQLKWRTPSSGTTASVVPGSALRPDYGLVTKTTADDSTAVSGAVAPTTTATMTYQHPWLGQATASTVDPDGLALKTATTYEQPGGSGWLRRLTRALPGATVVGAPASAQTTSAYYGDLENAPAVCGIPAGTKQAGLVKSTTGPTPAAGSAITTSFAYDAWGRTVATKTSADADWSCTAYNARGSVYSSTVVGPTGTNTISSTTDQMVRPVGGGYTYATTGVTVAGSPNDSTITTQTDLLGRTVSYTDVWGTVTTPTYDPVSGRVSQISTTPAGGVASVTAYTYDADGKVLTVTVDGTQLAGVTYDALQRLAQVTYPDGSALTQVGRDKAERVVSQKWSVGGQTVTDSVVRSQSGRVVQQTSASGSVSYSSTYGYDAAGRLVTAKIPGHELTYAFGSSGGCGPNTSAGASGNRTGLTDVWTAPGRAPVTTSTAYCYDWADRLLSSTVTGAIPGASSVTDGVAASEIVYDGRGNTTRLADMQFSYDAANRHVGTTYDDGMTVAIVRDATGRIVSRTTNPAGAAPASTVKYLFAAGGDAAWGQKTGTDLTRSIGLPGGVSWTNQAGTATWSFPGLGGHGLITRAGGTNGALLLWDPFGQSVDPTTFAIGTTAADDTNQVAGNTLWHQGALKPAESAGSTLVVEMGVRLYVPTLGRFLQVDPIEGGVDNDYVWPTDPINSSDLSGEFDWLFALDVVSTAIMFIPGVGTAAGLAIKGVTLGARLLISAPRIIKTAISVEREASKLIQMARVVQRAGKSPGFQSTSVRAAVRATNKWVGRSPSRSTTSHAGYMLSGRNGNTARWHPQAGGRTKINLGTRGKRPSLHLWAE; encoded by the coding sequence GTGCGCCGTATCTCTGCTGCCGTACTCGCCTGCGCGCTGGCGACGGTCCTCGCCGTCGTGACCCCCGAAGCGGCCGCGGTCGCCGACGTGCTGGTCAGCACCGCGAGTCCCGTCACGGCGGTGCCGGCGTCGCGGGATATCCCCGACAACGGCGAGCTGCAGGCGGACGACGTCGAGCGGCTCGGTGGCGAGCCAGCGGCACCGGAAGAAGTCGCCCCGGAGATGCCCACCGGTGATTTCTCCGAGCTCGTCGCTGATGCTGAGCCTGCGGTCGTGGAGAAGACGACCCCCGCTCGCTACTCGCGTCGGGCAGAGAAGGTCGAGACGGATGGCGAGGAGCTCGCCGAACGTGCGGAAGCGGGAGAGGTGGTCGAACGCGACCAGTTCTCGACAACGGTAGAGACCGATGAGGGATCGTTCGTCGTCAAGGAGTCCGAGGAGCCCCTGAACTATCTGACGCCGGAGGGCGACTGGAACGAGATATCCACCCAGGTCGTGAAGGACGGCGACCGATGGGTGGCGGAGCAGCATCCGCTCGCACCGTCTTTCGCAGACGAGACGGATTCGGGCGACGCCGTGTCGGTCGAGGTCAACGGCCACGATGTGTCGTTTTCGTTGGACGGGACCGCGAGCGTCCGCGCCGAGTCCGATTCGTCGGATGGCGAGACGACGGACGTCCTGCGTTTCTCGGATATCCGTGCGGGTGTGGATCTGGAGTACGAGGTCGAACCCGGCGGGGTGAAGGAGACGCTAATCCTCGCGTCGGCGCCAAGGGGGGCGGCGACATGGTCGTGGCGCCTGGACGTCGGCGAGTTGGTGCCGGTGCTCGCCGAGCGCGACGTGCTCGAACTGCGCGACGCAGGCGGCGCCGTGGTGATGCACGTTCCCACCCCGGTTGTCTGGGACTCCTCGGGCGAGGAGGGACAGAGCGAGGACACGCTCATCAACGCCGACGTCGCGATCGAACAGGACGTCGACGGGTCGTGGATCTACCGCATCGACGTCGACCGTGACTGGCTGCGGTCGGATGAGCGCACGTACCCCGTGTACGTCGACCCGACGATCCAGTGGGGTCCGCCGCATCAGCGGTCGTTCAAGTCCGACGGCGCGGTGTTCATCGACCAGTCTCATATCGGAAACACCCGCCAGAACAACCAGAACGTGTTCTGGCGCACGTACACGTGGTTCGATGCCACGCCCGCGTACAAGAAGTTCGTCGGCAACGCGCAGATGTATGCGGTGTACGCCGGGGCGGGCACGACTGCCGGGTATCACGCGGCGGTGAACAAGGGCACGGGCGACTGCTACAACTGTCGGGGTGATTGGCTGGCCGACTTCTATCTCACGAACGGCGACGCGTATACGTCGGGCGAGGGGATCGGGCGCCATATGGTCAACTACTTCGGGTCGAACATGTCCGCGATCCCCGTGCACATTCAGGGATGGGAGTCCTCGGCGTACACGTACAAGCGGATCGCCACCGCGATGTACATCGAGTACTGGGACTATCCCACGGTCAGCCAGGTGGCTCCGGCGAACGGTGCGACGGGGCAGTCGATCACGCCGACTCTGTCGGTGGCGACCACGAACTCCTCGCCGTACTCTCCCACGCAGCTGCAGTCGTTCGAGGTCTCGGCCAGCGCCGACATGTCGAACCCGGTGTGGTCGTCGGGGTGGATCGGGTCGAAGCAGGTGACGGTCCCCGAGAACAAGCTGCTCCCCGGTGCGACGTACTACTGGCGCGCGCGGACCGTCGACGGGCACAGCACCTGGCTCGGCCAGTCCACGGAGATCGTCTCGTCCGTGCGTTCGCTGTCGACCCAGCTCGTGCCGCCCACACCTCCGGAGGCGAGCGCATTCCCGGGCAATGCCTCGGGGATGCCGGAGACGATCGTGACGCTCACTCCGACCCTGCAGGTGGACGCGGTCACCGATCCCGACAACATCCCCGCGAACGGCACAGTGAAGTACGAGTTCAAGATCGCGACCGGCGCGGACGCGAAGTCCGGAGCGGTGTTCACCTCGGGCCTGGTCGCCGCGGATCCCGATGGCAAGGTGCGGTGGACCGTACCACCGGGCACACTGCGTGACGGGAACATCTACTCGTGGATCGTGCAGCCCACCGACGGGATCGGCAAGAACACGACACCCGCGTGGGTGAAACGCCTCAAGGTCGACATGCGGCTGGGGTCATCCGGCCCGTCCCCGTTCGACACGACCGGCCCGGTGACCGTCAACCTCGCGAACGGTAACGCGAACCTGTCGTTCTCCTCCCCGCTGATCAACACGCTCGGCGGCCCGATGGGCATGTCGTTCAGTTACAACTCCCTCGCCGCGGGGATCTCCAACATGGGTCTCACCGGCTCGTACTACAGCGGCAAAGACACTCTCGGGAACGTGCCGACGGCGCCCGCCGGGTACACGTTCACAGGCAAGACGCCACTCATGGTCCGCACGGACTCGGCGTTGTCGTTCGACTGGTCGACCGAGTCGCCCGGCCCGGCGCTCACCCGCGAGAACTTCATGGCGCAGTGGAACGGGTTCGTCCGTGTGCCGCATGCGTCGTCGCAGTGGCGGTTCGGGGTGCGGCACGACGACGGTGTGAAGCTGCGGGTCAACAGCGCGACGATCCTCGACAAGTGGGCCAACGGCGAGACCGGAATCGAGTGGTCGGGCAACCAGAACCTCTCCACCCAGGAGGTGCCGATCCAGCTGGACTACTACCAGGCATCAGCGGGAGCGTATGTCGAGCTGTGGGCTGACGATCTCGCCGATCCCGACGGTCCAGTGATCGTGCCGGCGTCGTGGTTCACGACCCAGCGCACGACGATGCGCGAGGGATGGACGGCATCCACGCCTATCGCCGGCGATGCGTCGGCATGGGCGAAGGCGACGATCGAGCCGCAGGCGATCGTGCTGACCGACGTCACCGGCGGTGCCCACACGTACACCCGCACCTCGACCGGCGGGTACACGCCCCCGGTCGGGGAGTACGGCGTCGTGTCGCTCGACGCCGCGGGCCGCGTGGTCTTCGCCGATGAGGGCGGCACCGTCTATCAGTTCGCGGCGAACGGCAGCGTCGAGTCGGCCACGTCGGTCGCGGACGGTCAGAAGCCGGCCGCCCCGATCTTGATCTACAACGGCGACGGCACCGTGAAGGAGATCGTCGACCCGCTGTCGAAGGACGGGGCGACCTATCACCGCAAAGTGTCGTTCGTCTATCAGGACGCAGCACAGACCGTGTGTCCGACGCTTCCGCCGAACTACTACCCGGCGCGCGCCGGCTCTCTCTGCCAGATCGTGTATCCGAAGCTGGCCCCGGATTACACACCGGTCACGAACCTCTATTACGCGGGCGGACAGCTCTGGATCATCGAGGACCCGGGCGGAGAGCGTACCGTTTTCGGCTACCGCGACGGGGTCATGCATTCGATCCTGGACTCGACCGCGAACGACTACCTCCTCGCGCAGCCGGTAGTCAGCGACTACGACCCGCCGTACGTCAACATCTGGCGGACGGACGGCCGCGTCTCCTCCATCGATCTCCCTTCCCCCGACGGTGGACCGACACCGGGCATGACCAAGACCTACGCCTACGACCTCGCGGCGCGAACGAGCGCCGTGTCTGTGAAGGGTGTGCCGAATTCGACGAGCACGGTCGCGTACGACGCGGTGTGGCGGCAGACGTCGGCGACGAGCCCCCTTGGTGTCACGGCGACGCAGGAGTGGCATCCGACGAAGGACCTGGTGCTGTCGGCGACGAACTCGCTGGGCATGAAGTCGACGACGGTGTACGACCCGGCGACGGATCGTGCAACGGACACGTATGGTCCCGCTCCGGGGGCGTGCTTCCAGGCGAACGGCCGGCCGGTGTCGAATCCGGTCGGGGTGAGTGGATGCGGCATCCTTCCCGCTCACACGGCGACGACGTACGACGACGGACTGCAGGGCCTGCAGGCGACCTACTACGCGAACCCGCATCTCGCCGGGAAGCCGGCGCTGATCGACCTCGGCATCGGCGGTGCGGACGGAGCGGTGGATCGCGCGTGGGGTGCGGCGTCTCCGGGCACGGGCATTCCGGCCGATAACTGGTCGCTGCGTCTGACGGGGTTGGTCACGTTCCCGGCGGCGGGGCAGTACACGTTCGTCACGAGCAGTGACGACGGTGCCCGCGTGTGGGTGGGTGACACGCTCGTGGTGGACAAGTGGGAGACCGGGTCGGCGGAGCGGGTCGGTGCGCCGGTCACGGTCGCGGCGGGGGAGAGTCGGCGTATCCGTGTGGAGTACCGCGACGACAGCTCGACGGCGACCCTGCAGCTGAAGTGGCGTACCCCGTCGTCGGGCACGACCGCGTCGGTGGTTCCCGGGAGCGCTTTGCGCCCGGACTACGGGTTGGTGACGAAGACGACGGCGGATGACTCGACGGCCGTGTCGGGGGCAGTGGCGCCGACGACGACCGCGACGATGACGTATCAGCATCCGTGGTTGGGGCAGGCGACAGCATCCACGGTGGATCCGGATGGGTTGGCGTTGAAGACGGCGACGACGTACGAGCAGCCGGGTGGGTCGGGCTGGTTGCGGCGTCTCACCCGGGCTCTCCCGGGGGCGACGGTGGTGGGTGCTCCGGCGTCCGCGCAGACGACATCGGCGTACTACGGGGATCTCGAGAACGCGCCGGCGGTGTGCGGGATTCCCGCGGGGACGAAGCAGGCGGGGTTGGTGAAGTCGACCACGGGTCCGACGCCGGCGGCGGGGTCGGCGATCACGACATCGTTCGCGTATGACGCGTGGGGTCGCACGGTGGCCACGAAGACGTCGGCGGATGCGGACTGGTCGTGCACCGCCTACAACGCGCGCGGATCGGTCTACTCGTCGACGGTTGTCGGTCCGACGGGCACGAACACGATCTCGTCGACCACCGACCAGATGGTGCGTCCCGTCGGTGGCGGGTACACGTATGCGACGACCGGCGTCACCGTCGCAGGGTCGCCGAACGATTCGACGATCACCACCCAGACCGACCTGTTGGGGCGGACGGTGAGTTACACGGACGTGTGGGGCACGGTCACGACCCCGACGTATGACCCGGTCTCGGGGCGGGTGTCGCAGATCTCCACGACTCCGGCGGGTGGGGTGGCGTCGGTGACGGCGTACACGTACGACGCGGACGGGAAGGTCCTCACGGTCACCGTCGACGGGACCCAGCTCGCGGGCGTGACGTATGACGCGCTCCAACGATTGGCGCAGGTCACTTACCCGGACGGGTCGGCGCTGACTCAGGTCGGGCGTGACAAGGCGGAGCGGGTCGTGTCGCAGAAATGGTCGGTGGGCGGGCAGACCGTCACTGACAGTGTGGTCCGGTCGCAGTCGGGGCGGGTGGTGCAGCAGACGTCGGCGTCGGGGTCGGTGTCGTATTCGTCGACGTACGGGTATGACGCGGCCGGCCGGTTGGTGACGGCGAAGATCCCCGGGCACGAGCTCACCTATGCGTTCGGCTCGTCGGGTGGGTGTGGTCCGAACACGTCCGCGGGTGCGTCGGGGAACCGGACGGGGCTGACGGACGTGTGGACGGCTCCCGGGCGGGCACCGGTGACGACGTCGACGGCGTACTGCTACGACTGGGCTGACAGACTCCTCTCCTCGACGGTGACGGGCGCGATCCCGGGGGCGTCGAGTGTGACCGACGGGGTTGCGGCATCTGAGATCGTGTACGACGGGCGGGGGAACACGACCCGTCTCGCGGATATGCAGTTCAGCTATGACGCGGCGAACCGGCATGTGGGAACTACGTACGACGACGGCATGACCGTGGCGATCGTGCGGGATGCGACGGGGAGGATCGTGTCCCGCACCACCAACCCCGCAGGTGCCGCTCCGGCATCCACGGTGAAGTACCTGTTCGCGGCGGGTGGGGATGCGGCGTGGGGGCAGAAGACCGGCACGGACCTCACCCGCAGCATCGGACTCCCGGGTGGGGTGTCCTGGACGAACCAGGCCGGGACGGCTACGTGGTCCTTCCCCGGGCTGGGTGGCCACGGATTGATCACCCGCGCGGGCGGTACGAACGGTGCGTTGTTGTTGTGGGATCCGTTCGGGCAGTCCGTCGACCCGACCACGTTCGCGATCGGCACGACCGCGGCGGATGACACGAACCAGGTCGCCGGCAACACCCTCTGGCACCAAGGCGCTCTCAAGCCGGCAGAGTCTGCGGGTTCAACGCTCGTGGTCGAGATGGGGGTGCGGCTGTATGTCCCCACCCTCGGACGCTTCCTCCAAGTCGACCCCATCGAGGGCGGCGTCGACAACGACTACGTCTGGCCCACCGACCCCATCAACAGCAGCGACTTGAGCGGCGAATTCGATTGGCTCTTCGCTCTCGATGTCGTGTCCACGGCGATTATGTTTATTCCGGGAGTTGGTACCGCGGCGGGGCTCGCCATCAAGGGCGTCACCCTGGGCGCTCGTCTGTTGATCAGCGCGCCTAGGATAATCAAGACTGCGATCAGTGTGGAGCGGGAGGCGTCGAAGCTCATTCAGATGGCGCGAGTTGTCCAACGCGCTGGGAAGAGCCCCGGGTTTCAAAGCACTAGCGTCAGGGCGGCGGTGCGCGCGACCAACAAGTGGGTCGGTCGGAGCCCCAGTCGCAGCACAACATCGCACGCTGGCTACATGCTTTCGGGTCGAAACGGAAATACTGCTCGATGGCATCCTCAAGCTGGCGGTCGTACGAAGATCAATCTCGGCACGAGAGGCAAGCGTCCCTCCCTTCACCTATGGGCGGAGTAA
- a CDS encoding heavy metal transporter, with the protein MTETPRRVRVTAETPARRATPLTRGIALPGSPVDEADAVFTRALMRSQLRLALGTVAGFVLVVIALTLAVALIPEIDELVVWGLPLSWLLQAYAFYPIILVFAVLYVRTAARNERRFRALRDRE; encoded by the coding sequence GTGACCGAGACCCCCAGACGCGTCCGCGTCACGGCCGAGACACCCGCCCGGCGTGCGACGCCCCTCACCCGCGGCATCGCTCTTCCCGGCTCGCCGGTCGATGAAGCGGATGCCGTGTTCACCCGTGCGCTCATGCGCAGCCAGCTGCGGCTCGCCCTCGGCACGGTCGCCGGCTTCGTGCTCGTGGTGATCGCGCTGACCCTCGCCGTCGCCCTGATTCCGGAGATCGACGAGCTGGTGGTGTGGGGGCTGCCGCTGTCGTGGCTGCTGCAGGCGTACGCGTTCTACCCGATCATCCTCGTGTTCGCGGTGCTGTACGTGCGCACGGCGGCGCGCAACGAACGTCGGTTCCGTGCGCTGCGGGATCGCGAGTGA